In the genome of Gloeotrichia echinulata CP02, one region contains:
- a CDS encoding glycosyltransferase, whose product MKHQPEMRILLTADPELPVPPKLYGGIERIVDLLVTGLRSCGHTVGLVAHPESSAKASQFFPWWGKQSQNKLDALKNTTVLWSAVQQFQPDIVHSFSRVLYLLPLLNSRLPKIMSYQRNPSHRTTSWGAKLAKGSLTFTGCSDYISGIGQKAGGVWQTIHNCVELEKYTFCPTVTPDAPLVFLSRVEEIKGAHQAIAAARKAGKRLIIAGNQVNTDEGKHYWEQEIAPYLGKDGIEYIGSVNDAQKNELLGQAAVMIVPIQWDEPFGIVFAEALACGTPVISCHRGALPEIVREGVDGYLVNNFEEACSAIQKISQINRYHCRQRVEQCFSADVVVTQYEQLYHKLISSKPQPG is encoded by the coding sequence TTGAAACATCAGCCTGAAATGCGTATCTTACTGACTGCAGATCCGGAACTCCCAGTACCACCAAAACTTTATGGTGGTATTGAACGTATTGTTGATTTATTGGTCACTGGACTACGAAGCTGTGGTCATACTGTGGGACTCGTTGCTCACCCTGAGTCTAGCGCAAAAGCCAGTCAATTTTTTCCTTGGTGGGGCAAGCAATCTCAAAACAAATTAGATGCATTAAAAAACACAACGGTCTTGTGGTCTGCTGTGCAGCAATTTCAACCGGATATCGTTCACAGTTTTTCTCGCGTCCTTTATTTGTTACCCCTTCTCAACTCTCGCTTACCCAAGATCATGTCTTATCAGCGCAACCCCAGCCACCGAACGACCAGTTGGGGGGCAAAATTAGCCAAAGGTTCTCTAACCTTTACTGGTTGCAGTGATTACATTAGCGGCATTGGGCAGAAGGCTGGAGGAGTTTGGCAGACAATTCACAATTGCGTTGAACTAGAAAAATATACTTTCTGTCCAACTGTAACACCAGATGCTCCCTTAGTTTTTCTCAGTCGAGTCGAAGAGATTAAAGGAGCGCATCAGGCGATCGCCGCAGCTCGCAAAGCAGGAAAGCGCTTAATTATTGCTGGAAACCAAGTCAATACAGATGAGGGAAAACACTACTGGGAACAGGAAATAGCCCCTTATCTTGGGAAAGATGGTATTGAATATATTGGATCTGTCAACGATGCTCAGAAAAATGAATTACTTGGTCAAGCAGCGGTGATGATTGTCCCCATTCAATGGGATGAACCTTTTGGAATTGTTTTTGCTGAAGCTTTAGCCTGTGGTACGCCTGTAATTTCTTGTCATCGCGGAGCATTGCCAGAAATTGTGCGTGAGGGTGTAGATGGTTATTTGGTGAATAATTTTGAGGAAGCTTGTAGTGCGATCCAAAAAATATCTCAGATTAATCGTTATCATTGCCGTCAACGTGTTGAACAGTGCTTTTCTGCTGATGTGGTTGTTACTCAATATGAGCAGCTTTACCATAAATTAATCTCTTCTAAACCTCAACCTGGTTGA
- a CDS encoding glycosyltransferase: protein MAKILILIGAHLCTAPRPQKEAEALANAGHDVTVRGFWFEPELVKRDRLLMANKKWQFAPIIDFQPNQKFNNWAIRLQGRLAREKFQRFGIFSPDLLGYGAKAMLKVARKTRADLTIVHSEAGLWVGNQLLNEGYKVGVDFEDWFSEDLLPLARVSRPITQLKLLESRLAQECNYCLTTSQSLAEALAKAYHARQPTVIYNVFPWSERLQIDQQKRDRQNLNVPSVHWFSQTIGPGRGLETLFEALPYIKIPLEIHLRGNYPESSRQWLEPLVPDEWRDRLFIHPTVPNGELLSRIAEHDIGLALEYNDIPSRNLTVTNKLFQYLQAGLAIIATDTAGQREILSQYPAIGHLIPSNDPIALAQALKNLLCESEKLPAAQAASLQAAKEQFCWETQVNFLWKTVNIAFIS from the coding sequence ATGGCAAAAATTTTGATTTTAATCGGCGCTCACCTTTGCACAGCTCCCCGACCACAAAAAGAAGCTGAGGCCTTAGCAAATGCTGGACATGATGTAACAGTACGCGGTTTTTGGTTTGAGCCAGAACTAGTAAAGCGCGATCGCCTACTCATGGCGAACAAAAAATGGCAATTTGCACCCATTATCGACTTTCAACCAAACCAAAAATTTAACAACTGGGCTATTCGGCTCCAGGGACGTTTAGCCAGAGAAAAATTTCAACGTTTCGGGATATTTTCACCTGACCTACTGGGCTACGGAGCAAAAGCGATGCTAAAAGTTGCTCGAAAAACCCGTGCAGATTTAACGATAGTCCACTCAGAAGCAGGACTTTGGGTAGGAAACCAACTGTTAAATGAAGGTTATAAGGTAGGTGTAGATTTTGAAGACTGGTTTTCTGAAGACCTGTTACCATTGGCTCGTGTCAGCCGTCCGATTACGCAGCTAAAACTGCTCGAAAGCCGACTAGCCCAGGAGTGTAACTATTGTCTTACCACCTCCCAGTCCTTAGCTGAGGCTCTAGCCAAAGCTTATCACGCACGCCAGCCCACAGTGATTTATAACGTTTTTCCCTGGTCTGAGCGCTTGCAAATTGACCAGCAAAAGCGCGATCGCCAAAATCTCAATGTACCCTCTGTGCATTGGTTTTCCCAAACCATTGGACCGGGAAGAGGTCTGGAAACTTTATTTGAAGCTTTACCCTATATCAAAATTCCCTTAGAAATTCATTTACGGGGTAATTACCCGGAAAGTTCCCGCCAATGGTTAGAGCCATTAGTACCTGATGAATGGCGCGATCGCCTCTTTATTCACCCTACTGTTCCCAACGGAGAATTATTATCTCGTATTGCTGAACATGATATTGGTTTGGCTTTGGAGTATAACGATATTCCTAGTCGCAATCTTACAGTCACAAATAAACTTTTTCAATATCTACAAGCTGGTCTAGCAATTATTGCTACTGATACTGCAGGTCAAAGAGAAATTTTATCTCAATATCCGGCAATTGGTCACTTGATACCCAGCAATGATCCAATAGCACTAGCTCAAGCACTCAAAAATTTACTCTGTGAATCTGAGAAATTGCCAGCTGCTCAAGCTGCTTCTTTACAAGCCGCTAAAGAGCAATTTTGCTGGGAAACACAAGTTAATTTCCTCTGGAAAACCGTTAACATAGCCTTTATTTCGTAA
- a CDS encoding glycosyltransferase family 2 protein — protein sequence MSINPLVSIVIPAFNVEAWLAETLESALAQTWQNTEIIIVDDGSTDNTLAVAKTFASSKVKVISQENKGQSAAENRALQEAQGDFIEYLDADDLLAPDKIERQIHLLGDSNSEFVASGEWARFYQSPEEALFISQPLWVDMSPIEWLICAWEGHYMMHGAAWLVPRHIAERAGCWNEKLSLINDFDYFSRILLVSQGVKFCQGARTYYRSGNTNSLSGSKSRKAWESAFLSLELGTNNLLDKEDSLRTRHACTTVFQRFIYEVYPDVPDLQQKAEAKVKQFGGSDLKPSGGPMFQLWSSLVGWKQAKRIQRFAYKNGYLKAAVGWNLSRLFERVLSV from the coding sequence ATGAGCATAAACCCTCTAGTTTCAATCGTAATACCAGCTTTCAATGTAGAAGCATGGCTAGCAGAAACCCTAGAATCTGCTTTAGCCCAGACATGGCAAAACACAGAAATCATTATTGTGGATGATGGTTCAACAGATAACACTCTTGCAGTAGCTAAAACTTTTGCATCCTCTAAAGTTAAAGTCATTAGCCAAGAAAATAAAGGACAGAGCGCAGCCGAAAATCGTGCCTTACAAGAAGCTCAAGGAGATTTTATTGAGTATCTCGATGCAGATGACTTGCTAGCACCTGACAAAATTGAGCGCCAGATTCATCTGTTGGGTGATAGCAATTCTGAGTTTGTAGCATCAGGAGAATGGGCAAGATTTTACCAATCTCCTGAAGAAGCTTTGTTTATTTCTCAACCTCTCTGGGTAGATATGTCACCGATTGAGTGGCTAATTTGTGCTTGGGAAGGTCATTACATGATGCATGGAGCCGCTTGGTTAGTACCACGACACATAGCAGAAAGAGCGGGTTGTTGGAACGAAAAATTATCCCTAATCAATGATTTTGATTATTTTAGTCGCATTCTTTTAGTGAGTCAGGGAGTTAAATTTTGCCAGGGAGCTAGAACATATTACAGGTCTGGAAATACCAACAGTCTCAGTGGTTCCAAGTCTCGTAAGGCTTGGGAATCTGCTTTTTTGTCCCTGGAACTTGGCACGAATAATTTGTTGGACAAAGAAGACAGCTTGCGTACACGCCATGCTTGTACAACTGTTTTTCAACGCTTTATTTATGAAGTTTATCCTGATGTCCCAGACTTACAGCAAAAAGCTGAAGCAAAAGTTAAACAATTTGGGGGTTCTGATTTGAAACCTTCAGGTGGACCAATGTTTCAGCTTTGGTCATCACTTGTGGGCTGGAAGCAAGCAAAAAGAATTCAGAGATTTGCTTATAAAAACGGATATCTAAAAGCTGCGGTAGGCTGGAATTTGTCAAGGCTATTTGAGCGAGTTTTGAGCGTTTAA
- a CDS encoding glycosyltransferase, producing the protein MEQLSINSFIKSGHEYHLYVYSDVKNIPKNTVIKDGNQILPSERIFTHKSGWGKGSYAGFADLFRYHLLKKIGGWWVDTDVICLKPFDFELDFVISSSYEGKWGSLANNCVLKLPKFSNLANNICEISNSKEPGDLGYGEIGPLLLQKVVKELEYQEYIVSHEAFCPITWRAVDKIVYSPEKITIKKAIKAVKDLIRPIISPETNPGKITTKSYAVHLWNEIWRQNNLDKNANYDKSCLYERLKTKYL; encoded by the coding sequence ATGGAACAACTATCTATCAATTCATTTATAAAATCTGGGCATGAATATCACTTATATGTTTATAGTGATGTTAAAAATATTCCCAAAAATACAGTAATTAAGGATGGTAATCAAATTTTACCATCTGAGCGTATTTTTACCCATAAATCGGGGTGGGGTAAAGGAAGCTATGCAGGATTTGCAGACCTCTTTCGGTACCATCTTTTGAAAAAAATAGGTGGTTGGTGGGTAGATACTGATGTAATTTGTCTCAAGCCCTTTGATTTTGAATTAGACTTTGTAATTTCCTCTAGTTATGAAGGTAAGTGGGGTTCCCTGGCTAATAATTGCGTATTAAAATTGCCTAAATTTAGTAATTTAGCTAATAATATTTGTGAAATTAGCAATAGTAAGGAGCCAGGAGATTTAGGTTATGGAGAGATTGGTCCATTGCTATTACAAAAAGTTGTGAAAGAACTAGAATACCAAGAGTATATTGTCTCACATGAAGCATTTTGTCCAATCACATGGAGGGCTGTGGATAAAATAGTTTATTCGCCAGAAAAAATCACAATTAAAAAAGCTATCAAAGCAGTAAAAGATCTGATTAGACCAATTATCAGTCCTGAGACAAACCCAGGAAAAATCACTACAAAAAGTTATGCAGTTCATCTATGGAATGAAATCTGGCGACAAAATAATTTAGATAAGAATGCTAATTATGACAAAAGTTGTTTATATGAACGCCTGAAAACAAAATATTTATGA
- a CDS encoding glycosyl transferase: MTLIKNFRPVAKRWHLGKLAYKFYYAPKEALQKIWRKGLINTVIDAWAQDQMQQAAYQLPTISPTSSVPPLQIHFLTGKKFWYQTCFCAYSMARHTDVPICPVIYDDGSLEKQYQNAIRQVFPNAKIFLKPELDTRIEECLPAHKFPYLRERRENYPNIRKLTDIHVGSRGWKLVLDSDMLFFRAPTMLLDWLKSPEIPCHMVDTETAYGYPETLMASLAKAPISDRLNVGICGLKSEDIDWEQLEYWCKTMIEQQGTHYYQEQALIAMLMAGKPCAVAPAADYIVMPNQGEVIEPKAVLHHYVADSKPWYFRYGWKHI; the protein is encoded by the coding sequence ATGACATTAATCAAAAATTTTCGCCCGGTTGCAAAGCGTTGGCATTTGGGGAAGCTCGCTTACAAATTTTACTACGCTCCCAAAGAAGCATTGCAGAAGATCTGGCGTAAGGGGTTAATCAATACAGTAATTGATGCTTGGGCACAAGACCAGATGCAGCAAGCAGCTTATCAACTACCCACGATTTCCCCTACTTCCTCAGTACCTCCCCTGCAAATCCATTTTTTGACAGGTAAAAAGTTCTGGTATCAGACCTGCTTCTGCGCTTACTCAATGGCTAGGCATACCGATGTGCCCATTTGTCCAGTCATTTATGACGATGGTTCTCTGGAGAAACAATACCAAAATGCCATTCGCCAAGTGTTTCCCAACGCCAAAATTTTCCTTAAGCCAGAGCTTGACACCCGTATTGAAGAATGTTTGCCAGCGCACAAATTTCCTTATCTGCGAGAACGCAGAGAAAACTACCCCAACATCCGCAAACTGACTGATATTCATGTTGGTAGTAGAGGTTGGAAACTAGTGCTTGATTCCGATATGCTGTTTTTCCGTGCGCCGACTATGCTACTAGATTGGCTCAAGTCTCCCGAAATTCCCTGCCACATGGTAGACACTGAAACTGCCTATGGTTATCCTGAAACTTTGATGGCATCTTTAGCAAAAGCGCCGATCTCCGACAGGCTCAACGTTGGCATTTGTGGGCTGAAGAGTGAGGACATTGACTGGGAACAACTCGAATACTGGTGTAAAACCATGATTGAGCAACAAGGCACTCACTATTACCAAGAACAGGCACTTATCGCTATGTTGATGGCGGGTAAACCCTGTGCTGTTGCTCCGGCGGCAGATTACATTGTAATGCCCAATCAAGGAGAAGTCATTGAGCCGAAAGCTGTATTACACCACTACGTTGCCGACTCTAAACCCTGGTATTTCCGCTACGGGTGGAAACATATTTGA
- a CDS encoding glycosyltransferase family A protein, translating into MSIDLSVIIPAYNRVEMLKYTLESIHHAIQDLIVEIIVVDDGSQQPLSDCLAGFLNLPICFIRQTNQGSIVARNRGLREAKGKYIFFLDSDDIVHPEKFITQIAALEDNQADICYTDEASVKLQGDYNALISQPTRILTTVTQAAEFYLKVQPLPCNPIYRRSYLQKYLINPIVPENRIYDPVGDVWIYYNLAAYSAKITKVNGYYSIYGEHEEERYTNHWEKLGVASLALALTFIKNCPVNESTFAARRITGECALIGWRRLPKNFDLTFENKVLEIWQKSPQSNLENLGGKIFQIIAKIIGIRNAASIFRYFQRPDYSKIQTVTNEELKKLVASLENI; encoded by the coding sequence ATGTCAATAGATTTATCTGTCATCATTCCTGCCTATAATCGCGTGGAAATGCTCAAATATACCCTTGAGAGTATTCACCATGCTATTCAAGATTTAATTGTTGAAATCATCGTTGTTGATGACGGTTCACAACAGCCGTTATCGGATTGTCTGGCGGGTTTTTTGAATTTACCAATTTGCTTCATTCGTCAAACTAACCAAGGTTCAATTGTTGCTAGAAATCGAGGACTCAGAGAAGCAAAAGGTAAATATATTTTCTTTTTAGACTCGGATGATATAGTGCATCCAGAAAAATTCATTACCCAAATTGCTGCTTTAGAAGACAATCAAGCAGATATTTGCTACACCGATGAAGCTAGTGTCAAGCTTCAGGGAGACTACAATGCTCTTATTTCCCAACCCACACGTATCCTGACTACTGTTACCCAAGCAGCTGAATTTTATTTGAAAGTTCAACCACTTCCCTGCAATCCAATATACCGCCGGAGCTATTTACAGAAATATTTAATAAATCCAATAGTTCCGGAAAATCGGATTTATGACCCAGTAGGAGATGTCTGGATTTATTATAATTTGGCAGCTTACTCTGCAAAAATTACTAAAGTCAACGGTTATTACAGCATTTATGGCGAACATGAGGAGGAACGATATACGAATCATTGGGAAAAGTTAGGAGTAGCTTCCCTAGCATTAGCGTTGACATTCATCAAAAACTGTCCTGTTAATGAATCAACATTTGCAGCTCGGAGAATAACAGGTGAGTGTGCGTTAATTGGCTGGCGTAGATTGCCCAAAAATTTTGATTTAACCTTTGAAAATAAAGTACTAGAAATTTGGCAAAAGTCTCCTCAAAGTAATTTAGAAAATCTAGGTGGCAAGATATTTCAAATCATAGCAAAAATAATTGGTATACGAAATGCAGCATCTATTTTCAGGTATTTTCAAAGACCTGATTACTCAAAAATCCAGACAGTCACTAATGAAGAATTAAAAAAATTAGTCGCTAGCTTAGAGAACATTTAA
- a CDS encoding glycosyltransferase — MNITQVSQLAKKLKLGKILYKFYYQPNATIWFRYNLLLARYGENQLKSKLQFIQAPQFPDIDIDITFMTGEKYWHQTVLCALSLVHVIEHVPHFTIYDDGTLNLERIQLLKRLFPQTCIITKAQAEANLEPVLPKTSYPALWTARTRFVQMRKLIDINILSPGKLYLDSDMIFWQYPSELIEFYNNKKAFFMVQNNVPEFWGFICDTTKIFASTGIQPIPHFNAGIFFLGKTEIDWDLVESWTKTLMDIPEQHNPITLEQTLLALIFAQIKNAIGLPDAYYVASDDNFPQHFILTHYINNQMKLKYMNREWYRWFSQFAN, encoded by the coding sequence ATGAATATAACTCAGGTTAGTCAACTAGCCAAAAAACTCAAGCTTGGGAAAATTTTATATAAATTTTATTATCAACCAAATGCAACAATTTGGTTTCGTTATAATTTACTTTTAGCCCGTTACGGTGAAAATCAATTAAAAAGTAAATTGCAGTTTATTCAGGCTCCACAATTCCCTGATATAGATATAGATATCACCTTTATGACAGGTGAAAAATATTGGCATCAAACTGTGCTTTGTGCATTGTCACTAGTACATGTTATTGAGCATGTCCCGCATTTCACTATTTATGATGATGGCACACTCAACCTTGAAAGAATTCAGCTATTAAAAAGGCTATTTCCCCAGACTTGTATAATAACCAAAGCACAAGCAGAAGCCAATTTAGAACCTGTTCTGCCAAAAACAAGCTATCCAGCTTTATGGACTGCACGTACAAGATTTGTCCAAATGAGAAAACTTATAGATATCAACATCTTATCTCCAGGTAAGCTTTACTTGGATAGTGACATGATTTTTTGGCAATATCCGTCTGAATTAATTGAATTTTATAACAACAAAAAAGCTTTTTTTATGGTGCAGAATAACGTTCCAGAATTCTGGGGTTTTATTTGTGATACCACCAAAATTTTTGCATCTACTGGAATCCAGCCAATTCCACATTTCAATGCAGGTATTTTTTTCTTGGGTAAGACAGAAATTGATTGGGATTTGGTTGAGTCTTGGACTAAAACTTTAATGGACATTCCCGAACAGCATAATCCGATTACTCTTGAGCAAACCTTACTGGCACTAATTTTTGCCCAGATCAAAAATGCGATTGGCTTACCTGATGCTTATTATGTAGCATCTGATGATAATTTTCCTCAGCATTTTATATTGACTCATTATATAAATAATCAAATGAAGCTTAAGTATATGAATAGAGAATGGTATCGCTGGTTTTCTCAGTTTGCAAATTAA
- a CDS encoding glycosyltransferase: protein MIPLISVIIPTHNPNLTRLQRTLYGLISQSLPYSNWHLLIVDNASNDPDLFANLDLSWHPKTKIIREERLGLTRARIAGIQASTGDYLVFVDDDNVLCSNYLKDIVEIFNNYPQLGAIGGKSLPEFEVEPDPWIKQFWGCLALRDLGDDVQIYAYEKTSNFEKIHPVFAPIGAGMALRRKAAEFYVSCILSDHSRLALDRTGKSLQSGGDCDINLTILDAGWSVGYFPQLKLTHLISANRLTKEYLARLNFASSRSWVQVLDAHHIRPWKKIPSWSVIPRKIKAFISYKAWKSRANYVNWQGACGMLEGLEVLKQKSNL, encoded by the coding sequence ATGATACCTCTAATTTCAGTCATTATTCCAACTCATAATCCTAATTTAACTAGATTGCAAAGAACTCTGTATGGTTTGATCTCGCAGTCTTTACCATACAGCAATTGGCATTTGTTAATTGTTGATAATGCTTCTAACGATCCAGATTTATTTGCGAATTTAGACCTCTCCTGGCATCCGAAAACAAAAATTATCCGAGAAGAACGTCTGGGACTAACACGGGCAAGAATTGCTGGAATTCAGGCAAGTACAGGCGATTATTTGGTATTCGTTGATGATGATAATGTTCTCTGTAGCAATTACCTCAAAGACATCGTTGAAATTTTTAATAACTATCCGCAATTAGGCGCAATTGGCGGCAAATCACTGCCAGAATTTGAAGTAGAACCAGATCCCTGGATTAAACAGTTTTGGGGTTGTCTTGCATTGCGAGATTTAGGAGATGATGTCCAAATTTATGCTTATGAAAAAACATCTAATTTTGAAAAAATTCATCCTGTATTTGCACCAATTGGTGCAGGTATGGCATTACGCCGAAAAGCCGCAGAGTTCTACGTTAGCTGTATCTTAAGTGATCACAGTAGACTAGCGCTTGATCGCACAGGAAAAAGCCTTCAATCTGGTGGCGATTGTGACATCAACCTGACCATTTTAGACGCTGGTTGGTCAGTCGGTTACTTCCCACAACTTAAACTCACTCATCTGATTTCTGCCAATCGCCTGACCAAAGAGTATCTTGCTCGCCTAAACTTTGCCTCTTCACGTTCCTGGGTTCAAGTGTTAGATGCTCATCATATTAGACCTTGGAAAAAAATTCCCAGTTGGAGTGTTATACCCAGAAAAATAAAAGCTTTTATTAGCTATAAAGCGTGGAAAAGTCGTGCTAACTATGTGAATTGGCAAGGTGCTTGTGGGATGTTAGAAGGTTTAGAAGTATTGAAACAGAAAAGCAATTTATGA
- a CDS encoding acyltransferase has translation MQLDSSCSIGRQVLAQLGFSNGFTGEIYLSPNVKLEQGVILQAWGGSIAIQDNVFIGPYTVIYGHGGVIIGEDSLIAMHCRILSSNHTIPEQAQHIRWQPDILMPTTIGKDVWLGAGVTVLGGVTIGDGCVVGAGAVVTKDLLPYSIAIGVPAKVVKTRT, from the coding sequence GTGCAATTGGATTCTTCTTGCTCTATAGGTAGGCAAGTTTTAGCTCAACTCGGATTTTCTAATGGCTTTACTGGTGAAATTTATTTATCACCAAACGTCAAATTAGAACAGGGTGTGATTTTACAGGCTTGGGGAGGAAGTATCGCAATTCAAGATAATGTTTTTATTGGTCCTTACACCGTTATTTATGGTCACGGTGGTGTGATAATTGGTGAAGACTCCTTGATTGCAATGCACTGTCGCATTCTTTCCTCCAATCATACAATTCCTGAGCAAGCGCAACATATTCGTTGGCAACCTGATATTTTGATGCCTACGACTATAGGTAAAGATGTCTGGCTTGGTGCAGGAGTTACCGTTTTAGGAGGAGTCACAATCGGCGATGGTTGTGTCGTAGGTGCTGGTGCTGTTGTAACCAAGGATCTACTACCTTATTCGATCGCTATAGGTGTTCCGGCAAAAGTTGTAAAGACACGCACATGA
- a CDS encoding glycosyltransferase family 8 protein: MSISVVCTIDDKYAQHCAVMLTSLFKNNPTQVFEVYIITDSIKSQEFQKLEIFLTPNIHKFYFIKIDKDSFQEAPISHHISIAAYFRLSITEVLPIELEKVLYIDSDIIFRRKIDDLWKIDIGNFTHAATIAIGMDDYPKKIGLPENSLYFNSGLMLINLEYWRELKIFERGCELIRQQREKLQWWDQDVLNILLHNSWLPIDLTWNSQVFMDDEEVPISSLYQEKYTKFNYLKAKVDPAIVHFIGGGSSKPWYYGCKHPFKHEYEKYLHATPWKNTIPIGQPSLISRIRFRLGIGSKLRQIWQVLTNKFI; encoded by the coding sequence ATGAGTATTAGCGTTGTTTGTACAATAGATGATAAATATGCACAGCACTGTGCAGTCATGCTAACATCATTATTCAAAAATAATCCCACTCAAGTTTTTGAAGTTTATATCATTACTGACAGCATCAAATCTCAGGAATTTCAAAAATTAGAGATATTCCTAACCCCGAATATACATAAGTTTTATTTTATTAAAATAGATAAAGATAGCTTTCAAGAAGCACCTATTAGCCATCATATATCTATTGCTGCCTACTTTAGATTATCAATAACTGAAGTATTACCTATTGAGTTAGAAAAAGTATTATATATAGACTCAGATATAATTTTTAGGAGAAAAATAGATGATTTATGGAAAATTGATATTGGAAATTTTACCCATGCAGCAACTATTGCTATAGGTATGGATGATTATCCAAAAAAAATAGGTTTACCAGAAAATTCCCTTTATTTCAATTCCGGATTAATGTTAATCAACCTTGAATATTGGCGGGAATTAAAGATTTTTGAACGAGGATGTGAACTAATTCGTCAACAACGTGAAAAACTGCAATGGTGGGATCAAGATGTTCTAAATATCCTCCTTCATAATTCTTGGCTGCCTATAGATTTAACATGGAACTCACAAGTATTTATGGATGATGAAGAAGTGCCAATCAGTTCTCTGTACCAAGAGAAATACACAAAATTTAATTATCTCAAAGCCAAAGTTGATCCAGCAATTGTTCACTTCATAGGAGGTGGTAGTTCAAAACCTTGGTATTATGGTTGTAAACATCCATTCAAACATGAGTACGAAAAATATCTTCACGCTACACCTTGGAAAAATACAATTCCCATTGGTCAGCCAAGCTTAATTTCACGAATCAGATTTCGTCTTGGTATAGGTAGTAAACTGCGTCAGATATGGCAAGTTTTAACAAACAAGTTTATTTAG